The DNA segment CCTACGACGTCCACACGGGCGAGTTCAAGTGGCGTTTCAACACGATCCCGCGGGACGACGAGTACGGCGTCGAGACCTGGGAGAAGGAGTCCTGGCGCACGGCCGGCAACGCGAACGTGTGGACGTCGATGAGCGCGGACCACGAGCTCGGCTACGTTTACCTGCCGACCAGTACGCCGTCGAACGACTACTACGGCGCCGACCGGCCGGGCGACAACCTGTTCGCCGAGAGCCTCGTCTGCGTCGACGCGGAGACGGGCGAGCGCGTCTGGCACTTCCAGACCGTCCGCCACGGCATCTGGGACTACGACATCGCGTCGGCTCCGAATCTGCTCGACATCGTCGTCGACGGCAAGCTGATCAAGGCCGTCGCGCAAGTCTCGAAGACCGGCTTCACGTACGTGTTCGACCGCGCCACCGGCGAGCCGGTGTGGCCGATCGAGGACCGGCCGGTGAATCACAAGTCGACGGTGCCAGGCGAGAAGCTGTCAGAGACGCAGCCGTTCCCGACGAAGCCACCTGCCTTCGAGCGGCAGGGCGTCAGCGAGGATGACCTGATCGACTGGACGCCGGAACTGCGCGAAGAGGCACTGAAGATCGCGGAGAAGCTGGTGCTCGCGCCCATGTTCCCGCCCCTGATCGTCAAGGGCGAGGGCGGCAAGGAGGGCGTGATGGTCGTCCCGGGGGCCGCCGGCGGCGCGAACCACCCCGGAGCGTCCGTCGACCCGAGGACCGGCGTGCTCTTCGTCGAGTCGCAGAACCGGCCCACCGGGATGTCGCTGATCGAGCCGGACGCGGCGCGCCGTCCGGACTGGCGGTACGTGATCGACTACGTCGACACGCGTGGACCGCGGGGCCTGCCGCTGACGAAGCCGCCCTATCGGACGATTACCGCGATCGACCTGAATCGCGGCGAGCACCTCTGGCGCATTCCTGTCGGTCCCGGTCCGAAGAACCATCCGGCCATCGCGCACCTGAACCTCGGCGATATGGGCACGATCTACTTCGGCATGCCGGCGGATGGCGGCCTGCTCGTTACCCGCACGCTCCTGATTGGCTTCGTGGCCCTGCCCGACGAGGACAATCCCCGCACCAGCAGCGGCGGCCTCCTCCGCGCCTACGACAAGGCGACAGGCGAACTGCTCGCCGAAGTGAGAACGGACGTCTGGCTGCACGGCCCGCCGATGACCTACATGCATGAGGGCCGGCAGTACATCGTCATCGCCGGGGGCGGCGCCCGCAATCGCCGGATCCCCGATGAGTTGATTGCCTTTGCGTTACCGGAGTCCCTGACCGATGCTTAAGCCCGCGGCACTTGCCCTCGTCTCTCTAGCCGCCCTGCCGGCCTCGACCATCGCCGAGTGCGAACCGCGGGAGGCCGAAGGCCCCGTCACCGTCGAGTCCTGCCCGATCGACGACGCCGACTACCCTCTCGTGCGCGCCGAGATGACGGTGCCCGGCTCGATGTCGGCGGTCATCGCTCTTCTGGACGATGCGGCCGCCTGCTCCGACTGGCAGGCCATGTGCACGGAAGAAACGGCCACGCCACTCGACGCCCCGTTCCAGACCCTCCGCCAGCGCGTGTCGGGCAAGGGCATCACCCGGCGGATCTCGATGAACAGCGCGGCGTGGTGGCGGACCGCCGAGGGCCACGTTGTTGGCGACATGGTCGGCGCCGACGATCAGACGCCTGCCTTCAAGGGCAAGCGCGTGCTCTGCATGCGCACCCGCTGGTTCGTCTCGCCGGGCGACGAGGAAGGAACGGTCACGGTCGTCCAGAAGAGCGTCAGCGATCCGCAGCCGCCCTTCGGCATGGGCGCCGGGGTCGTGACGCCCCGTACCGCGAAGACCCTGCTCGAGACCTTCACGAACATGAGCACCAGACTCGCGAGCGGCCAGCACGGTGCCGGCCCGGCGATCGAGTCGGTGCCCCTCCTGGAGGACGAGCTGCCGGGCATAGGCGTTGAGTTCGCCCGCTGTCAGGCGGCGCGCAAGTAGAGCGCCGCCAGCGCTACAACTCAGCGGTCGGCGTTCTCCGCGCCGAACACGCCGTCGAGCACAGCCCGCACCCGCGGGAGCAGGGGATACGTGTCCGGGTCCGAGTCCGCCGCGGTGTAGCCGACCCACACGGCGACGACGTCGCGCTCCGGATTGACCAGCAGCCCTTGGCCGGCCCAGCCGCCCTTGTAGATGTCGTTGTTCGTGAACACGAGGTCCCACTGGTAGACGTTGTGTCTCACGCCGGGCGGCCTGCCGCCGTAGCGGGCGTTCTCCAACAGTTCGGAGCGGCCGCCGTGGAGCAGCAGGTCGATGTGTTCCTCGGGCACGATCCGCTCCGATGAGACCTTGCCGTAGCTCGGCGTGAAGAGGAGGCCGAAACGGGCCACGTCCCGGGGCCTTGCCAGCAGGCCGCCGGAAGTCAGCGGAATGCCGTAGCGGTTCGCGTAGATCGAGGCGTCCGCCTCGGCGCCGATCCGGGTCCACACCTCGCGGCTCAGAGCATCCTGGAACGGCATTCCGGTGACCTCCTCGACCAGCCAGCCGGCGACGAAGGTGTTCGTGCCGCTGTAGTCGAATCCCTTGCCCTGCTCGGCCCAGCGGCCCACGTTCAGCGTGGAGAGCATCGTGTAGGGGTCGTCCGGCGTCTTTTCGCTCCGCACCGCGTCGCCCAGCGAGGCCTCGAACTGGTAGTAGCAGGTGCTTCGGTCGCTGTAGTCGCCGTCCGGACAGTCGACGCCGGAGGCCATGTCGAGCACGTTGCGGACGGTGACGCCCTCGAAGTCCGAACCCTTGAGCGCGGGCACGTAGCGTTCGACGGGCTGGGTGGCGTCGACCAGTCCGCGGTTCTCGAGGATCGCCACCAGGGTCGCCGGGAGGACCTTGGTGACCGACCACCAGATCGGTTTCTCGTGGGGCTGCATCCGCGGGTAGCGCTCGAAGACGATGTCGCCGCGGTGCAGGATGACGATGCCCATCGTCGTCGAGTGTTCACCGTGCAGGTAAGCGTCGAACGTCGTCTCGCCGGCCGGCATGTCGACCGGGTGATTGGCGATCGCGGCCAACGGCCGGACCGCCAGCTCCCTGACCGGGCCGTCGCGGTAGACGTTCACCGTCGGCACGACCTGGTGGAGGTTCCGGTTGCGCCAGGCCATCGCCTCGCCGGTCTCCGTCCACCAGACCTCGTCGGCGGGATCGGGCAAGGCGCGGTGCTGGCGGAGATTCTCCGCGACCGTCGAGGCCGGTTCGAAGTTCGGCGGCGCCTCCTGCGCGGCCGTGCAGGCTGCAAGTGCCAGTCCGAGGATGAAGGTGCTTCGTCGCATGGCGGCAGTGTAAGGCGGCATCCGCTTCAGTCGATCGCGCCCAGGTAGTGCCAGATCGCTTCGAACTGTCGCGCCGCCTCGCCGTCGAACACATCGTAGAGCCCGGTGTAGCCGTCCTCGTCGACGAACTGGGGCATCTTCGTGCCCGGCAGGATGCGCTGGGGATCGCGGAGGAACCAGTCGAAGAACGGTCGCCGCAGGCGCCGGCGGACGAGGTCGAAGTTGATTGCCTCCTCGGCGCCCTCGCCGCCCAGCGCCGGTTCGTCGCCCAGGGCGTGGCAGGCATGGCATCCGAGGCGGTCGCCGCGGATGAGGTCGCTGCCGACCGCGGCAAGCTCGGCGTCTACGGGTTCGGGCTCGGGCGGCGACGCGGCCAGCCCGTGCTGATGGTGCAGCCCGACCGCGAAGAGGTCGGTCTCGTCGGGGGAGGCGGTCGCTCGCACTTCCGGGTGTGGGCGCGGAAGATCGGCGGGGTGGCCTGCCAGGTAGTCCGCCAGCCAGTCTCCGCGGAACTTCTCGCCGGCCCAGGTCAGGTCCGGGGGAGCGTGGGTCGGCCCGGCGTCAGGGGCCGGCGGCCCGGAGGCGGGCGCGCCGTCCCTGCTGTGACAGACGAGGCAACCGTCTCGCCGAATTCGGCGTTCCGCGTACTCGGCCGGCACGACCCGGGCGAGAGACACGGCGTCCTCGGCAACGAGATCACGCGCCGCCCGCCGGGATCGGCCGCGGTCGAGCGCCGTCGAACCAGGGTGGCGCAGCGACGCTGGGGGCACCGGCTCCTCCGGGAGATAGTCGTTGCTCCAGGCGAGACGCATCGAAGCGTCGCCGCGGGGCGGACTGCGGTAGACCAGTTCGATCGGGTTGAGACCCTTGTTCAGCCGCAGTTCGCTGGCGGTGGAGGCCGGCGTGCCGTCGACCGGCAGAGCGTCGCGCGCGATAACGACCTGCCCACCGACGCTCAAGCGGACGCCGCCGTTGCCGCGGACGGCGAAGCGAAAGGAGTCGTTCAGTTCGAGTTCGATCGCGCCGCGGAAGGTGGCCTCGAAGGCGCCGGGTTCCAGGAACGGGCTCGACGGTTCACCCTCGGGTACGTAGAGCGCGGCCAGCCGCGCGACGCGGGCGTCCGTCGTCTCGCTGGCGCGTGAGCGGAGAACGAGTTCCAGGCCGGGCCGGTCGAGATCGCCCGCGGCCGCCTGCGTGAGCTGTCCGGACACCGGGCCAACGCACGTCGCCGCCAGCAGGGGCAAGGCGGCGAGCCCGCGAAAGCGCACGTTGAGTCCGGCGCCCGGTTCAGTCGGCGCCCGCGAGGATCTCGGCGCCGCCCCGGGGGCCCAGTTCGTGGATCGTGCCGTGGACGAACTCGCGGATCCGGTCGCCGTCGGCGCTTAGGAGGTTCATCTCCAGGTGGTACTGCTGCACCGGCAGGATGTCCGGAATCTCGATGAAGATGGAGCGGCCGTCTCCCGAAAGAGTAGTGGACGGGATCGCGAGAACGTCTTCGCCCACTCCCTCACCCAGTACGCGGTAGTCCTCCGAGCCGTAGCTGGCCTGGCGGAGGTACCGCCAGATCCGCATCGAGTAGTTGCCCGGGTCGGCGGCGACCTCCGGGTCGAGCGCGGTGGTGAAACGGACGACGATGCCGTCGCGGGCGGTTTCGTAGGTCATGGGGATGCGCAGGGGTTCGTCCGTGCGCCGCACGCGATAGAAGCCGCCCGGCTGGGTGCGGTCGCCCGCCCAGGCGAACAGGCCGCAGACGTACAGATGATCGTCGGCCGGGTTGAAGCGACCCCGGATCAGGCCGGTGGGCGCGGCCGTCACCGGCAGTTCGGTGACGGCAGCCTGGCGAGGCGGGCCGTCGCCCTCCGGGAAAGCGCCCCGGGCGAACGCTTGGTCGAAGAGCACCAGGAACATCTTGCCGTTCCCGTAGGAGAGGTAGATCAACGACTCGTCCAGCTCGCCCCAGCGGTCGCTCCGCACCCATACCGGCGCTGACGGGGAGCGGTCGACGTCGTGGTGGATCCAGGTCACCGGCTGCACGAAGTCGTCCGGATCGCGGTCGGGCTCGCGCCAGGCCCGCATGTAGCCGTGGAAACTGCCCGGCTCGACCCAGTTGATCCGGTTCTCCGGGATCCAGTGACCCTCCTGGTCGGTCACGATGACGCTGCCGTCCGGGTTGACCACCAGGCCGTTGGGCGCCCTGAAGCCGTTGGCGACGATCTCGGTCGAGGAGCCGTCGGCGGCGACCTTGAGGATCGTGCCGTGCTGCGGTACGCGCGCATCGAAATCGTGGCCGGCCCCTTTGGCGTAGTAGAAGTTGCCTTCCGCGTCCGCCTCCAGGCCGACGGCGAACTCGTGAAAGTGGGCCGAGGTCTGGGCGTCGTGGTTGAACGCCTCGTAGCGGTCCGCCTCGCCGTCGCCGTTCAGGTCGTGAAGGCGGGTGATCTGGTCGCGCGAGGTGACGAAGATCTCTCCGCCCCTGGTGTTCACGCCGAGCGGCTCGTACATCCCTGTGGCGAAGCGCTTCCAGGTCACAGCGCCGATCTCTTCGCCGCCCAGCCCGTCGACGAGCCAGACATCGCCCATCCAGGTCGCGACCACGGCACGCCGGCCGCCGTCGAGGAAGTCGAAGCCGCCGAGTCGCATCCAGGAGCGGTAGGGATTGTCGAGCGGCGTGGTGATCGCCTCGAGTTCGTAGGGACCGCCTCGGCGGCCCAGCACGCGGCTCTCGGTCGTGACCGTCTCGGTCCAGTTCGCCGGACCGCCCCCGGTCAGCGCCCCGAGATCGACGGCCGGCTGTACGCCAGAGGCTCTGGCCAGGAATCCCGCGTTCGACCGGCCGCGTCGCCCGATCACGATCTTGAAGCGGACCGGTTCATCGCCGGCCGGAACGCGCAGGCGGATGTCGTCGTCGGCGTCGTCGACCCACTGGACGGCTGACGGCGCGCCGACGAGAGCCGCAGCGATGGGTCCGCTTTGCTCGCCTCGATCCGCTGCGTTGGCTCGGGGCTTGCGAAAGCCGGCGGCTTCGCCGTCGCGCCAGGCCCGCCCGCCCTGCTGGTGCGCCACCTGGACGACAAGGTCCGTGTCCCTGGGCCCGATGTTCAGTGTTCGGCCGAACAGCCCGCCGCCCTCCGAGGTGCCGAGTTCCAGGATCTCCGTGTCGCCCAGCCGGTAGTGCAGCACGACCTGAGAGCCATGGATGTAGTGACCGAGCCAACGGGCGACGTCGGGATCCTGCGGCCCAAAACGGCGGCCCCCGCGGCCCGTGATCCGAGTGTCCTGGAAGTCGTGGCCCGCCCTTGACCAGCCCGGCGCGTCCGGGTTCGTGAACAGCAGCTCGCCGACGATCGAAGGCTCCACCACGTGCCTGCCGTTGTAGTTGATCGAGTTCCAGTCCATGAAGCCGGGACCGGTCCAGCCCGCGGC comes from the Acidobacteriota bacterium genome and includes:
- a CDS encoding PQQ-binding-like beta-propeller repeat protein, which codes for MNVLRIVGLGIAWSIGLTSVPVGAETREHGKSTHGEWQHHGGDHTSSRYSPLTQIDGSNFGRLEIAWRWRTADHEVPLDVLPGYDTGFYRSVPLMIGGRLFAPTSLGQVALLDPATGEQKWVYNPKTWERGGTTMRPVGARGIEYWTDGEKERLFVATIGRQLVSVDAATGQADRAFGEDGVVDLAQDLGPGEYAIRHITHGAPPIVVGNSVIVGSKIFDYSIRSDAPPGHVRAYDVHTGEFKWRFNTIPRDDEYGVETWEKESWRTAGNANVWTSMSADHELGYVYLPTSTPSNDYYGADRPGDNLFAESLVCVDAETGERVWHFQTVRHGIWDYDIASAPNLLDIVVDGKLIKAVAQVSKTGFTYVFDRATGEPVWPIEDRPVNHKSTVPGEKLSETQPFPTKPPAFERQGVSEDDLIDWTPELREEALKIAEKLVLAPMFPPLIVKGEGGKEGVMVVPGAAGGANHPGASVDPRTGVLFVESQNRPTGMSLIEPDAARRPDWRYVIDYVDTRGPRGLPLTKPPYRTITAIDLNRGEHLWRIPVGPGPKNHPAIAHLNLGDMGTIYFGMPADGGLLVTRTLLIGFVALPDEDNPRTSSGGLLRAYDKATGELLAEVRTDVWLHGPPMTYMHEGRQYIVIAGGGARNRRIPDELIAFALPESLTDA
- a CDS encoding serine hydrolase, whose protein sequence is MRRSTFILGLALAACTAAQEAPPNFEPASTVAENLRQHRALPDPADEVWWTETGEAMAWRNRNLHQVVPTVNVYRDGPVRELAVRPLAAIANHPVDMPAGETTFDAYLHGEHSTTMGIVILHRGDIVFERYPRMQPHEKPIWWSVTKVLPATLVAILENRGLVDATQPVERYVPALKGSDFEGVTVRNVLDMASGVDCPDGDYSDRSTCYYQFEASLGDAVRSEKTPDDPYTMLSTLNVGRWAEQGKGFDYSGTNTFVAGWLVEEVTGMPFQDALSREVWTRIGAEADASIYANRYGIPLTSGGLLARPRDVARFGLLFTPSYGKVSSERIVPEEHIDLLLHGGRSELLENARYGGRPPGVRHNVYQWDLVFTNNDIYKGGWAGQGLLVNPERDVVAVWVGYTAADSDPDTYPLLPRVRAVLDGVFGAENADR
- a CDS encoding PA14 domain-containing protein; the encoded protein is MSGQLTQAAAGDLDRPGLELVLRSRASETTDARVARLAALYVPEGEPSSPFLEPGAFEATFRGAIELELNDSFRFAVRGNGGVRLSVGGQVVIARDALPVDGTPASTASELRLNKGLNPIELVYRSPPRGDASMRLAWSNDYLPEEPVPPASLRHPGSTALDRGRSRRAARDLVAEDAVSLARVVPAEYAERRIRRDGCLVCHSRDGAPASGPPAPDAGPTHAPPDLTWAGEKFRGDWLADYLAGHPADLPRPHPEVRATASPDETDLFAVGLHHQHGLAASPPEPEPVDAELAAVGSDLIRGDRLGCHACHALGDEPALGGEGAEEAINFDLVRRRLRRPFFDWFLRDPQRILPGTKMPQFVDEDGYTGLYDVFDGEAARQFEAIWHYLGAID
- a CDS encoding cytochrome C oxidase Cbb3; its protein translation is MAAVLLLAGAARAQELTGDPWSDMDYGRFKVHSYIVEPGNNANKGIAIRVDEGPGGMAKGTEFLLFDTDTLRWAAGWTGPGFMDWNSINYNGRHVVEPSIVGELLFTNPDAPGWSRAGHDFQDTRITGRGGRRFGPQDPDVARWLGHYIHGSQVVLHYRLGDTEILELGTSEGGGLFGRTLNIGPRDTDLVVQVAHQQGGRAWRDGEAAGFRKPRANAADRGEQSGPIAAALVGAPSAVQWVDDADDDIRLRVPAGDEPVRFKIVIGRRGRSNAGFLARASGVQPAVDLGALTGGGPANWTETVTTESRVLGRRGGPYELEAITTPLDNPYRSWMRLGGFDFLDGGRRAVVATWMGDVWLVDGLGGEEIGAVTWKRFATGMYEPLGVNTRGGEIFVTSRDQITRLHDLNGDGEADRYEAFNHDAQTSAHFHEFAVGLEADAEGNFYYAKGAGHDFDARVPQHGTILKVAADGSSTEIVANGFRAPNGLVVNPDGSVIVTDQEGHWIPENRINWVEPGSFHGYMRAWREPDRDPDDFVQPVTWIHHDVDRSPSAPVWVRSDRWGELDESLIYLSYGNGKMFLVLFDQAFARGAFPEGDGPPRQAAVTELPVTAAPTGLIRGRFNPADDHLYVCGLFAWAGDRTQPGGFYRVRRTDEPLRIPMTYETARDGIVVRFTTALDPEVAADPGNYSMRIWRYLRQASYGSEDYRVLGEGVGEDVLAIPSTTLSGDGRSIFIEIPDILPVQQYHLEMNLLSADGDRIREFVHGTIHELGPRGGAEILAGAD